A genomic stretch from Georgenia muralis includes:
- a CDS encoding ABC-F family ATP-binding cassette domain-containing protein has translation MITAHDLTMRIGARELLHEANFRIDSGMRIGLVGRNGAGKTTLTKLLAGEAATSGVVQHTGQIVRSGDIGYLPQDPRTGDMDVLARDRVLSARGLDDLVRRIRRAEHAMATSEGEAQTRAMEKYVRLDAEFAAQGGWAAESDAARITSNLGLPTRVLEQPLHTLSGGQRRRVELARILFSGVQTLLLDEPTNHLDHDSIVWLREYLRTYSGGFVVISHDVELLRETVNHVFYLDANRGVLDVYNMGWDAYVKQREADERRRHRERANAEKKAGALMAQADKMRAKATKTVAAQNMARRAERLLSGLEETRRADKVAHLRFPDPAPCGKTPLTAEGLSKSYGSLEVFTDVDLAIDRGSKVVVLGLNGAGKTTLLRILGGVEEADTGEVVPGHGLKIGYYAQEHETLDVERTVVENLRSAAPDLDDTGVRSVLGSFLFSGDDADKPAKVLSGGEKTRLALAVLVVSSANVLLLDEPTNNLDPASREEILGALRAFTGAVVLVTHDEGAVQALNPERVLLLPDADEDLWSESYLELVTLA, from the coding sequence GTGATCACCGCCCACGACCTGACGATGCGCATCGGCGCCCGTGAGCTCCTGCACGAGGCGAACTTCCGGATCGACTCCGGGATGCGGATCGGCCTCGTGGGCCGCAACGGCGCCGGCAAGACCACCCTGACCAAGCTCCTGGCCGGCGAGGCCGCCACCTCCGGCGTCGTCCAGCACACCGGCCAGATCGTCCGCAGCGGTGACATCGGCTACCTCCCGCAGGACCCGCGCACCGGTGACATGGACGTCCTCGCCCGCGACCGGGTGCTCTCCGCCCGCGGGCTGGACGACCTGGTCCGGCGGATCCGCCGGGCCGAGCACGCGATGGCCACCTCCGAGGGCGAGGCCCAGACGAGGGCCATGGAGAAGTACGTCCGCCTCGACGCCGAGTTCGCCGCCCAGGGCGGCTGGGCCGCCGAGTCCGACGCCGCGCGCATCACCTCCAACCTCGGGCTGCCCACCCGCGTCCTCGAGCAGCCGCTGCACACCCTCTCCGGTGGCCAGCGGCGCCGCGTCGAGCTCGCCCGGATCCTGTTCTCCGGCGTCCAGACCCTGCTGCTCGACGAGCCCACGAACCACCTCGACCACGACTCGATCGTGTGGTTGCGCGAGTACCTGCGCACCTACTCGGGCGGGTTCGTCGTCATCAGCCACGACGTCGAGCTGCTCCGCGAGACCGTCAACCACGTCTTCTACCTCGACGCCAACCGCGGCGTCCTCGACGTGTACAACATGGGCTGGGACGCCTACGTCAAGCAGCGCGAGGCGGACGAGCGCCGCCGGCACCGCGAGCGGGCCAACGCCGAGAAGAAGGCCGGCGCGCTCATGGCCCAGGCCGACAAGATGCGGGCCAAGGCCACCAAGACCGTCGCCGCCCAGAACATGGCCCGGCGCGCCGAGCGCCTGCTGTCCGGCCTGGAGGAGACCCGCCGCGCCGACAAGGTGGCGCACCTGCGCTTCCCCGACCCCGCCCCGTGCGGGAAGACCCCGCTGACCGCGGAGGGGCTGAGCAAGTCCTACGGCTCGCTCGAGGTCTTCACCGACGTCGACCTCGCCATCGACCGGGGCTCCAAGGTCGTCGTCCTGGGCCTGAACGGGGCCGGCAAGACCACCCTGCTGCGCATCCTCGGCGGGGTCGAGGAGGCCGACACCGGTGAGGTTGTGCCCGGGCACGGTCTCAAGATCGGCTACTACGCCCAGGAGCACGAGACCCTCGACGTCGAGCGGACCGTCGTGGAGAACCTTCGCTCGGCGGCACCCGACCTCGACGACACCGGGGTGCGGAGCGTGCTGGGCTCCTTCCTGTTCTCCGGCGACGACGCGGACAAGCCAGCGAAGGTCCTCAGCGGCGGCGAGAAGACCCGGCTGGCCCTGGCCGTCCTGGTCGTCTCCTCCGCGAACGTCCTCCTCCTGGACGAGCCGACGAACAACCTCGACCCCGCCAGCCGTGAGGAGATCCTCGGGGCGCTGCGGGCCTTCACCGGCGCCGTCGTCCTCGTCACGCACGACGAGGGGGCGGTCCAGGCGCTCAACCCCGAGCGGGTGCTCCTGCTTCCCGACGCCGACGAGGACCTGTGGAGCGAGAGCTACCTGGAGCTCGTGACCCTGGCCTGA
- a CDS encoding aminoglycoside phosphotransferase family protein has product MARTPSAELDVGADVVRRLLADQHPDLAELPLGAAASGWDNLVHRLGDRLAVRTPRRQAAAALVRHEQRWLPGLAPGLPVRVPVPVRTGTPTTYYPWHWSVVPWFPGVSALTLPPERRDVLAPAFADFLLALHRPAPPGAPHNPVRGVPLGNRDDVVRERLAGADARLVAVWDRALAAPAWDGPALWLHGDPHPANLVVDGGRLAAVVDFGDLTAGDPATDLAAAWLVFGKAGRQVLRSRVGPSPDTWVRAAGWALAIGSALVTTSDDAPAMRGVGDAALAALAHGDRGAGT; this is encoded by the coding sequence ATGGCGCGCACACCCTCGGCCGAGCTCGACGTCGGTGCCGACGTGGTGCGCCGCCTCCTCGCGGACCAGCACCCCGACCTGGCGGAGCTACCCCTGGGTGCTGCCGCCAGCGGGTGGGACAACCTCGTGCACCGGCTCGGCGACCGGCTCGCGGTGCGCACCCCGCGGCGGCAGGCGGCCGCAGCGCTCGTGCGCCACGAGCAGCGCTGGCTGCCCGGGCTGGCGCCCGGCCTGCCCGTCCGGGTGCCCGTCCCGGTCCGGACGGGCACCCCCACCACCTACTACCCGTGGCACTGGTCGGTCGTGCCCTGGTTCCCCGGCGTCTCGGCTCTGACGCTCCCGCCGGAGCGGCGTGACGTCCTGGCCCCGGCGTTCGCGGACTTCCTCCTCGCCCTGCACCGGCCGGCGCCGCCCGGGGCGCCGCACAACCCCGTCCGAGGTGTCCCGCTCGGGAACCGTGATGACGTGGTGCGGGAACGGCTCGCCGGCGCCGACGCCCGGCTCGTCGCCGTGTGGGACCGGGCCCTGGCGGCCCCGGCCTGGGACGGGCCCGCGCTGTGGCTGCACGGCGACCCCCACCCCGCCAACCTCGTCGTCGACGGCGGCCGGCTCGCCGCCGTCGTCGACTTCGGCGACCTCACCGCCGGTGACCCGGCGACCGACCTCGCCGCCGCCTGGCTCGTGTTCGGCAAGGCCGGCCGTCAGGTGCTGCGCTCGCGGGTCGGCCCGTCGCCCGACACCTGGGTCCGCGCGGCAGGCTGGGCGCTGGCGATCGGCTCCGCCCTCGTCACCACCTCCGACGACGCCCCCGCGATGCGGGGGGTCGGGGACGCCGCGCTCGCAGCGCTGGCGCACGGCGACCGCGGAGCCGGAACGTGA
- a CDS encoding nucleobase:cation symporter-2 family protein — MSRPVTTGPTRHPVDEIPRLDRLFPLGLQHVLAMYAGAVAVPLIVGGALGYSSADIAFLISADLFVAGVATLVQSIGFWRFGVRLPLMQGVTFAAVGPMIAIGNQYDITAIFGATIACGLFMIALAPVFSSVLRYFPPLVTGTVIMIIGLSLMGVAAGWITNNEESAQPRDLAFAAATLIFIIMLEKFAPPALARVSVLLGLVVGTIVAVPFGMVDWSGVSEAGWFAVITPLHFGLPTFPIAAVISMLVVGLVIMTETTGDMLAVGEIVDRPVTKQQLGDGLRADGLSTMLGGFFNTFPYTAFAQNVGLVSLTRVKSRWVTAMSGVILIALGLVPKVAAVVEGVPRAVLGGAGIALFGMVVAAGVRTLVKVHFTNTNILVVAIAVGIALLPTVQPEIYANFPSWFQLIFDSGISAGAIAAILLNLLLNRDQLNDDHVAAAHGARSIPKNLSRPDEVRQAEAARAANRSDGDAADDGADPRR; from the coding sequence GTGTCACGCCCCGTCACGACAGGACCGACCAGGCACCCGGTCGACGAGATCCCCCGGCTCGACCGGCTGTTCCCCCTCGGGCTCCAGCACGTGCTGGCGATGTACGCGGGTGCCGTCGCGGTCCCCCTCATCGTCGGCGGGGCGCTCGGCTACTCCTCCGCCGACATCGCCTTCCTCATCAGCGCCGACCTCTTCGTCGCCGGCGTCGCCACGTTGGTCCAGTCGATCGGGTTCTGGCGTTTCGGCGTGCGGCTGCCCCTCATGCAGGGCGTGACGTTCGCCGCCGTCGGGCCGATGATCGCCATCGGCAACCAGTACGACATCACGGCGATCTTCGGGGCCACCATCGCGTGCGGGCTCTTCATGATCGCGCTGGCGCCCGTCTTCTCGTCGGTCCTGCGCTACTTCCCCCCGCTCGTGACCGGCACGGTCATCATGATCATCGGGCTCTCGCTCATGGGCGTGGCCGCGGGCTGGATCACCAACAACGAGGAGTCGGCGCAGCCGCGCGACCTCGCCTTCGCAGCTGCCACGCTGATCTTCATCATCATGCTCGAGAAGTTCGCGCCGCCCGCTCTCGCCCGCGTCTCGGTCCTCCTGGGGCTGGTGGTGGGCACGATCGTGGCGGTTCCGTTCGGCATGGTCGACTGGAGCGGCGTCAGCGAGGCCGGCTGGTTCGCCGTCATCACACCGCTGCACTTCGGGCTGCCGACCTTCCCGATCGCCGCCGTCATCTCGATGCTCGTGGTCGGTCTCGTCATCATGACGGAGACGACCGGCGACATGCTCGCGGTCGGGGAGATCGTCGACCGACCGGTGACCAAGCAACAGCTCGGTGACGGCCTGCGCGCCGACGGCCTGTCCACGATGCTCGGCGGGTTCTTCAACACGTTCCCCTACACGGCCTTCGCCCAGAACGTCGGCCTGGTGAGCCTCACCCGGGTGAAGTCGCGATGGGTGACCGCCATGTCCGGCGTCATCCTCATCGCCCTGGGCCTGGTTCCCAAGGTCGCCGCCGTCGTCGAGGGCGTGCCGCGTGCCGTGCTCGGAGGAGCGGGCATCGCCCTGTTCGGCATGGTCGTCGCGGCCGGTGTGCGGACGCTGGTCAAGGTCCACTTCACCAACACGAACATCCTCGTCGTGGCGATCGCGGTGGGCATCGCGCTGCTGCCGACCGTCCAGCCCGAGATCTACGCGAACTTCCCCAGCTGGTTCCAGCTCATCTTCGACTCGGGCATCAGCGCCGGCGCCATCGCCGCGATCCTGCTGAACCTGCTGCTCAACCGCGACCAGCTGAACGACGACCACGTGGCGGCCGCGCACGGGGCCCGGTCGATCCCGAAGAACCTCTCCCGGCCCGACGAGGTGCGGCAGGCGGAGGCGGCCAGGGCCGCGAACCGGTCTGACGGCGACGCCGCCGACGACGGCGCGGACCCCCGCCGCTGA
- a CDS encoding MFS transporter, with product MASDRHGTDPAPSPRWLTPGVGSIGAASFFSDTGHEMATSVLPTLLTTTLGAGPGALGAIEGVSDALIGLSKLAGGPLSSDPGRRANLARGGYVLTAVATSLIGVATAVWQVAILRALGWMSRGIRSPARDTLLVSLVPREAYGRAAGLERAGDNAGAVLGPLLAAALVGVVGVRHTILLAFIPGVLAAVAITLAAREARRVLGAEQGRRTLSFNLGELRRAGLARAFLPVAMFELGNVATTLLILRATDLLHAQGRSLVAATSLAIVLYAAHNGAATIASIGGGHLTDRRGPRGVFAAGAACYVGAYALFALDQQAWPLVLAAFVLAGIGIGLAETAETTLVALILPDHLRGNGYGVLGLVQSLGDLGASLVAGLLWAAVSPTVAFAYAATWMVGSLIAAKVVTAPARARD from the coding sequence ATGGCCTCGGACCGCCACGGCACCGATCCGGCCCCGTCGCCGCGGTGGTTGACACCCGGTGTGGGGAGCATCGGAGCCGCCTCGTTCTTCTCCGACACCGGCCACGAGATGGCCACCAGTGTCCTGCCTACCTTGCTCACGACCACTCTCGGCGCCGGGCCGGGGGCGCTCGGGGCCATCGAGGGGGTCTCGGACGCCCTCATCGGACTGAGCAAGCTGGCCGGTGGTCCGCTGTCGAGCGACCCTGGGCGCCGGGCCAACCTGGCCCGTGGCGGGTACGTGCTCACCGCCGTCGCGACCTCGTTGATCGGCGTGGCCACCGCCGTGTGGCAGGTCGCGATCCTTCGGGCCCTGGGCTGGATGTCCCGCGGGATCCGCTCCCCCGCCCGCGACACCCTGCTCGTCTCTCTGGTCCCGCGCGAGGCCTACGGGCGCGCCGCGGGTCTCGAGCGTGCCGGCGACAACGCCGGCGCCGTCCTCGGCCCCCTTCTCGCCGCTGCCCTCGTCGGCGTCGTCGGGGTTCGCCACACCATCCTCCTCGCCTTCATCCCCGGCGTGCTCGCCGCCGTCGCCATCACGCTGGCTGCCCGCGAGGCCCGCCGGGTACTCGGAGCCGAGCAGGGCAGGCGCACGCTCTCCTTCAACCTGGGGGAGCTCCGGCGGGCCGGCCTGGCCCGGGCCTTCCTTCCCGTCGCGATGTTCGAGCTGGGCAACGTTGCCACCACCCTGCTGATCCTGCGGGCCACCGACCTCCTGCACGCCCAGGGACGCAGCCTGGTGGCCGCGACCAGCCTGGCCATCGTCCTGTACGCCGCCCACAACGGCGCCGCCACGATCGCCTCCATCGGTGGCGGGCACCTCACCGATCGGCGCGGTCCCCGTGGCGTCTTCGCCGCCGGTGCTGCCTGCTACGTCGGCGCCTACGCCCTCTTCGCGCTCGACCAGCAAGCCTGGCCGCTCGTCCTGGCCGCGTTCGTCCTTGCCGGCATCGGCATCGGCCTGGCCGAGACCGCCGAGACGACACTCGTCGCGCTCATCCTCCCCGACCACCTCCGCGGCAACGGCTACGGCGTCCTCGGCCTGGTCCAGTCCCTCGGCGACCTGGGCGCCTCCCTGGTCGCCGGCCTGCTCTGGGCTGCGGTTTCGCCCACCGTCGCGTTCGCCTACGCGGCCACGTGGATGGTCGGCTCGCTGATCGCCGCGAAGGTCGTCACCGCGCCGGCACGGGCGCGCGACTGA
- the ypfJ gene encoding KPN_02809 family neutral zinc metallopeptidase, translating to MTFNKDVRADTGRVRSSRGGKGAAVGGGLGLVALLIYMFTGVDLSGVLGGGGGEQTQEEGTQDFSHCQTGEDANEFTDCRMIYTADALDQYWVAALPEQADIEYQMPGFELFENSVSTGCGNATSAVGPFYCPPDASVFLDMGFFDQLESQLGAENAPLAQMYIVAHEWGHHIQNQQGTMSTIDRQGTGPESDGVRLELQADCYAGMWVGQAATVVDPDSGATFLEPPTREQVNDALDAAAAVGDDRIQEGAGQEVDPHTWTHGSAEQRQRWFVTGYEQASMAACDTFAAETL from the coding sequence ATGACCTTCAACAAGGACGTCCGGGCCGACACCGGACGCGTGCGCAGCTCCCGTGGCGGCAAGGGCGCAGCCGTGGGCGGCGGGCTCGGTCTCGTGGCGCTGCTCATCTACATGTTCACCGGCGTGGACCTCTCCGGCGTCCTCGGCGGCGGGGGTGGCGAGCAGACCCAGGAGGAGGGGACGCAGGACTTCTCGCACTGCCAGACCGGCGAGGACGCCAACGAGTTCACCGACTGCCGCATGATCTACACCGCCGACGCGCTCGACCAGTACTGGGTCGCCGCGCTCCCCGAGCAGGCGGACATCGAGTACCAGATGCCCGGCTTCGAGCTGTTCGAGAACTCGGTCTCCACCGGGTGCGGCAACGCGACGTCCGCCGTCGGACCGTTCTACTGCCCGCCGGACGCCTCGGTCTTCCTCGACATGGGCTTCTTCGACCAGCTGGAGTCCCAGCTCGGCGCCGAGAACGCCCCGCTCGCCCAGATGTACATCGTCGCCCACGAGTGGGGCCACCACATCCAGAACCAGCAGGGCACGATGTCCACGATCGACCGGCAGGGCACCGGCCCGGAGTCCGACGGGGTGCGCCTGGAGCTGCAGGCGGACTGCTACGCAGGCATGTGGGTCGGCCAGGCGGCCACGGTCGTCGACCCCGACTCCGGAGCGACGTTCCTCGAGCCACCCACGCGGGAACAGGTGAACGACGCGCTCGATGCCGCCGCCGCCGTCGGCGACGACCGGATCCAGGAGGGCGCGGGGCAGGAGGTCGACCCGCACACGTGGACCCACGGCTCGGCCGAGCAGCGCCAGCGCTGGTTCGTCACCGGCTACGAGCAGGCGTCGATGGCGGCCTGCGACACCTTCGCCGCCGAGACGCTCTGA
- the eno gene encoding phosphopyruvate hydratase, protein MGAESFGITDLDALEILDSRGNPTLRVSVELSTGQRASAGVPSGASTGSREAVELRDGDADRYGGKGVTRAVSNVNGELAELLRSRTWSALAEVDRAMNDADGTGNKARLGANAIIGVSMALARALAGTNELYTYLRLGGTSPRLPVPHFNVLNGGAHAPNSLDFQEFMIAPIGAPSLPEAVRAGATVYGRLRSLLQDRGFATGLGDEGGFAPDITRPEDVLALLVEAIEGAGYTAGRAGVAIALDPAASEFYDDGSYRVAGESLTSTEMIERYAQMVADFPVWSIEDGLAEGDWDGWVALTERLAGRAQIMGDDIFVTNPAIITEAIGRKLGSSALIKLNQIGSVSETLEAMRLCRDAGYTQMVSHRSGETEDSFIADLTVGTGCGQLKSGAPARGERVAKYNRLLQIAATTDLPYGLA, encoded by the coding sequence ATGGGCGCAGAGAGCTTCGGTATCACTGACCTGGACGCGCTGGAGATCCTGGACTCCCGGGGGAATCCCACGCTGCGCGTGTCCGTGGAGCTGTCCACCGGGCAGAGGGCTTCGGCGGGTGTGCCCTCGGGTGCCTCGACGGGCAGCCGGGAGGCGGTCGAGCTGCGCGACGGCGACGCCGACCGGTACGGCGGCAAGGGTGTCACCCGTGCGGTCAGCAACGTCAACGGCGAGCTCGCGGAGCTGCTGCGGTCCCGGACCTGGTCGGCCCTGGCGGAGGTGGACCGGGCGATGAACGACGCCGACGGCACCGGGAACAAGGCTCGCCTCGGGGCGAACGCGATCATCGGCGTCTCCATGGCCCTGGCCCGCGCCCTGGCCGGCACCAACGAGCTGTACACGTACCTGCGCCTCGGCGGTACTTCCCCGCGGCTGCCGGTCCCGCACTTCAACGTGCTCAACGGCGGCGCGCACGCCCCGAACTCCCTCGATTTCCAGGAGTTCATGATCGCCCCGATCGGCGCCCCGTCGCTGCCCGAGGCGGTCCGCGCCGGGGCGACCGTGTACGGCAGGCTCCGCTCGTTGCTCCAGGACCGCGGGTTCGCCACCGGCCTGGGGGATGAGGGCGGTTTCGCCCCGGACATCACCCGGCCCGAGGACGTCCTGGCCCTGCTGGTCGAGGCGATCGAGGGTGCCGGGTACACCGCCGGACGTGCCGGGGTGGCGATCGCCCTGGACCCGGCGGCGAGCGAGTTCTACGACGACGGCTCCTACCGGGTCGCCGGGGAGAGCCTGACCAGCACCGAGATGATCGAGCGGTACGCCCAGATGGTCGCCGACTTCCCGGTGTGGTCCATCGAGGACGGTCTCGCGGAGGGTGACTGGGACGGCTGGGTCGCCCTGACCGAGCGCCTGGCCGGCCGGGCCCAGATCATGGGCGACGACATCTTCGTCACCAACCCCGCGATCATCACCGAGGCCATCGGGCGCAAGCTCGGCAGCTCCGCCCTCATCAAGCTCAACCAGATCGGCTCGGTGTCCGAGACCCTCGAGGCGATGCGCCTGTGCCGCGACGCCGGCTACACCCAGATGGTCTCCCACCGCTCCGGTGAGACCGAGGACAGCTTCATCGCCGACCTCACCGTCGGTACCGGGTGCGGTCAGCTGAAGTCCGGTGCCCCCGCCCGAGGTGAGCGCGTGGCAAAGTACAACCGGCTCCTGCAGATCGCCGCCACCACCGACCTGCCGTACGGGCTCGCCTGA
- a CDS encoding MutS-related protein, with protein sequence MKTHLMHPDRGFDPQQPLPWNAGDLIDDLELDTLLAVMADGDHVLYEIGRVALLTPLQDPAEIRYRQAALEDCLRHREIVTEIYAGAVAAIAREKRIFGSILRRPTSVVSRSVEVLEMFVEHLTRLRVIADERSWTFRSAAFTTFFEMIATELDDQFFATAGAHLRRLRFRDGVLMSAELGTGNTGTRYTLRRPHHERGTWLERLTAPPRQGLTFVIPDRDDAGFSALSELRDQGLDHIAHALSRSTDHILAFFKALRTELGFYIGCLNLHDQLGAEATAWCFPEPVQGSVALSCRDLRDAALVLTTEEPVVGNDVDADGRSLVMITGANQGGKSTFLRAVGLAQLMMQSGMFVTAQQYRANVCEAIATHFSREEDPTMTSGRLDEELRRMSDIADHIRPGSLLLCNESFASTNEREGSQISRDILRALQEEGIKVFFVTHLFDLAHGIARQGRGDTLCLRAEREADGHRTFKLPVGEPLPTSYGTDLYARVFGTAAGTETPPTGETRSGASSRRDTR encoded by the coding sequence ATGAAGACGCATCTGATGCACCCCGACCGTGGCTTCGATCCGCAGCAGCCGCTCCCCTGGAACGCGGGGGACCTCATCGACGACCTCGAGCTCGACACCCTGCTGGCGGTCATGGCCGACGGCGATCACGTCCTCTACGAGATCGGCCGCGTCGCCCTGCTGACACCCCTGCAGGACCCGGCCGAGATCAGGTATCGCCAGGCAGCGCTCGAGGACTGCCTCCGCCACCGGGAGATCGTCACGGAGATCTACGCCGGCGCGGTGGCCGCCATCGCCCGGGAGAAGCGGATCTTCGGGTCGATCCTGCGCAGGCCGACCTCGGTGGTGAGCAGGTCGGTGGAGGTCCTGGAGATGTTCGTCGAGCACCTCACCCGGCTCAGGGTGATCGCGGACGAGCGGAGCTGGACCTTCCGTTCAGCCGCATTCACGACGTTCTTCGAGATGATCGCCACCGAGCTCGACGACCAGTTCTTCGCGACGGCGGGTGCGCACCTGCGCCGTCTGAGGTTCCGCGACGGCGTCCTGATGAGCGCGGAGCTCGGCACGGGGAACACGGGTACCCGCTATACGCTGCGCCGCCCGCATCATGAGAGAGGGACCTGGCTCGAGCGCCTGACGGCGCCGCCACGGCAGGGCCTGACGTTCGTCATCCCTGACCGCGACGACGCCGGCTTCAGCGCGCTCTCCGAGCTGCGCGACCAGGGCCTGGACCACATCGCCCACGCCCTGTCCCGGTCCACCGATCACATCCTGGCCTTCTTCAAGGCCCTGCGCACCGAGCTCGGCTTCTACATCGGGTGCCTCAACCTCCACGACCAGCTGGGAGCCGAGGCGACCGCCTGGTGCTTCCCCGAGCCGGTACAGGGCAGCGTCGCACTGAGCTGCCGCGATCTCCGCGACGCCGCGCTGGTGCTGACCACTGAGGAACCCGTCGTCGGCAACGACGTCGACGCCGACGGCAGGTCGCTGGTGATGATCACTGGCGCGAACCAAGGAGGGAAATCCACGTTCCTGCGTGCCGTGGGGCTGGCGCAGCTGATGATGCAGTCCGGGATGTTCGTCACGGCACAGCAGTACCGGGCCAACGTCTGTGAAGCGATCGCCACGCACTTCAGCCGCGAGGAAGATCCGACCATGACCAGCGGAAGGCTCGACGAAGAGCTCCGCCGGATGAGCGACATCGCGGACCACATCCGGCCCGGATCGCTGCTGTTGTGCAACGAGTCGTTCGCCTCGACCAACGAACGGGAAGGGTCACAGATCTCACGAGACATCCTCCGGGCGCTGCAGGAGGAGGGCATCAAGGTCTTCTTCGTCACACACCTGTTCGACCTCGCCCACGGCATCGCGCGGCAGGGACGGGGCGACACGTTGTGCCTCCGGGCCGAACGAGAGGCGGACGGGCACCGGACCTTCAAGCTGCCCGTCGGTGAGCCGCTCCCCACCAGCTATGGCACCGACCTCTACGCGCGCGTCTTCGGCACGGCAGCGGGGACCGAGACCCCACCGACGGGAGAGACCCGCTCCGGTGCTAGCTCGCGGCGTGACACGCGGTGA
- a CDS encoding DUF190 domain-containing protein, producing the protein MKEGSRLLRLTVLVGESDQWHHRPVYAEIVHRAHDAGLAGASVFRGLEGFGRFHKIHTSRILSLSEDLPLSIVIIDEEAKIRAFLPRLDEVVTEGVAVIDEVEVVRHFGDTAAKPA; encoded by the coding sequence ATGAAAGAAGGAAGCAGACTGCTGCGGCTGACGGTCCTGGTCGGGGAGTCCGACCAGTGGCACCACCGCCCCGTCTACGCCGAGATCGTCCACCGCGCACATGACGCGGGGCTGGCCGGGGCGTCGGTCTTCCGTGGTCTTGAGGGCTTCGGCCGCTTCCACAAGATCCATACCAGCCGGATCCTGAGCCTCAGCGAGGACCTCCCGCTGAGCATCGTCATCATCGACGAGGAAGCGAAGATCCGCGCTTTCCTGCCCCGGCTCGACGAGGTGGTCACCGAGGGGGTCGCCGTCATCGACGAAGTCGAGGTGGTCCGTCACTTCGGCGACACCGCCGCAAAGCCGGCATGA
- a CDS encoding phosphatase PAP2 family protein — MRRERSPSSWWQGVPKGPSFPSRHATWAALALGTVAARCHGRVAGGLVRVVGGAVVTGVGASRVRLGIHWPSDVVAGVLLARVWAGWVGRLPRRAPCTSRWLGNRADTHHREPATERGRAATSGKMRRVHELA, encoded by the coding sequence GTGCGGCGAGAACGATCACCGTCCAGCTGGTGGCAAGGCGTGCCGAAGGGCCCCAGCTTTCCCTCTCGTCACGCGACCTGGGCGGCACTGGCGCTGGGAACGGTCGCCGCACGGTGCCACGGTCGGGTCGCCGGAGGGCTCGTCCGCGTCGTGGGGGGCGCGGTGGTGACCGGGGTGGGGGCGAGCCGGGTGCGTCTGGGGATACACTGGCCAAGCGACGTCGTCGCCGGGGTGCTCCTGGCCCGGGTCTGGGCAGGATGGGTCGGGAGGCTGCCACGGAGGGCGCCCTGTACTTCTCGGTGGCTGGGAAACCGTGCGGATACTCATCACCGTGAGCCCGCCACGGAACGCGGCCGCGCGGCCACCAGCGGGAAGATGCGCCGTGTCCACGAGCTGGCATGA
- the crcB gene encoding fluoride efflux transporter CrcB has protein sequence MTLLLVAVGATVGAPLRYYTDRAIQSRHDSVFPWGTLTVNVIGSLILGVLAGAASAGGVPQTVLTLVGVGFCGALTTYSTFSYETMRLTESGSRLYALLNILLSLTAGLGAAWLGLTIALALRG, from the coding sequence ATGACGCTCCTCCTGGTCGCCGTCGGCGCCACGGTCGGAGCGCCGCTTCGCTACTACACCGACCGGGCCATCCAGTCCCGGCACGATTCCGTCTTCCCGTGGGGCACCCTCACCGTCAACGTCATCGGTTCCCTCATCTTGGGTGTCCTGGCGGGTGCTGCTTCAGCCGGAGGGGTGCCGCAGACCGTCCTCACCCTCGTCGGTGTGGGGTTCTGCGGGGCCCTGACCACGTACAGCACCTTCAGCTACGAGACCATGCGGCTGACCGAGAGCGGTTCCCGGCTCTACGCGCTGCTCAACATCCTGCTCAGCCTCACCGCCGGCCTCGGCGCCGCGTGGCTTGGCCTCACCATCGCCCTTGCACTCCGCGGGTAA
- a CDS encoding FluC/FEX family fluoride channel, which produces MPERSNQVATDPDLIPETARRETPGRRARPRIVLDVPLVIAAGGAAGAVGRYGIALWQPHGPGSFPWATFWTNVTGCLVIGVLMVLLTELGGRPHRLIRPFVGVGILGGFTTFSTYAVDVHELLGAGAPSTALVYMFATVAAALVAVEIGMAITRWATRARPDREGQEP; this is translated from the coding sequence ATGCCCGAGCGCAGCAACCAGGTCGCCACGGACCCGGATCTCATTCCCGAGACCGCCAGGCGCGAGACCCCCGGCCGCCGGGCCCGGCCCAGGATCGTGCTCGACGTTCCCCTTGTCATCGCGGCCGGCGGGGCTGCTGGCGCCGTTGGCCGCTACGGGATCGCCCTCTGGCAACCTCACGGTCCCGGTTCCTTCCCGTGGGCAACCTTCTGGACCAACGTGACCGGGTGCCTGGTGATCGGGGTGCTCATGGTGCTCCTGACCGAACTCGGCGGACGCCCGCACCGACTCATCCGCCCCTTCGTCGGGGTCGGCATCCTGGGCGGCTTCACCACCTTCTCTACCTACGCCGTCGACGTTCACGAGCTCCTAGGGGCGGGAGCGCCGAGCACCGCGCTGGTGTACATGTTCGCCACCGTCGCCGCTGCCCTCGTCGCGGTGGAGATCGGCATGGCCATCACCCGCTGGGCCACCCGCGCCCGGCCCGACAGGGAAGGACAGGAACCATGA